One Marasmius oreades isolate 03SP1 chromosome 2, whole genome shotgun sequence DNA segment encodes these proteins:
- a CDS encoding uncharacterized protein (CAZy:CBM13), producing the protein MHSAALALRLSAFVTVATALQITSDNPAFLAAGRAGCITASSNTTGAPVVIQDCGVGVSGQNWAFVQSSEPQPLTVLGDKCLDVIDGNNADGTKLQIWTCVPGSTNQLFIPFADSIYQWAGTNKCIDLTDGNISNGNQVQIWTCDSNNSNQMWTANSVSPPPPVQTVRLLATGAGQHAASVCMAAPSNADGTTVALASCGDLSTVNWVLPPQGANPNTFTGQIKTADGTKCLDVRDGNPSNGNLLQIWSCIDGNTNQLWQVTKPENLTTVSISWVGQNKCVDVKDGVYTAGTDLQLWDCDPNPLNPSNINQLWSIFN; encoded by the exons ATGCACTCTGCTGCGCTCGCCCTCAGGCTCTCAGCTTTCGTCACAGTCGCCACGGCCTTGCAAATTACCAGTGATAATCCAGCAT TCCTAGCTGCCGGCAGGGCAGGATGTATCACTGCGTCCTCCAACACCACCGGGGCTCCCGTCGTCATTCAAGACTGTGGTGTGGGGGTCTCTGGGCAAAACTGGGCTTTCGTGCAAAGTTCTGAACCTCAGCCACTCACGGTTCTCGGTGACAAG TGTTTGGACGTAATTGACGGCAACAACGCTGATGGTACCAAACTCCAAATCTGGACCTGTGTCCCCGGAAGCACGAATCAACTTTTCATCCCCTTTGCTGACTCCATCTACCAATGGGCTGGAACGAACAAATGTATCGACCTTACCGACGGCAACATCAGTAACGGGAATCAGGTACAGATCTGGACCTGCGACTCGAACAACTCCAACCAGATGTGGACTGCCAATTCCGTTTCCCCTCCCCCGCCGGTACAAACGGTCCGACTTTTGGCAACCGGAGCAGGTCAACACGCAGCGTCCGTTTGCATGGCAGCCCCTTCCAATGCCGATGGAACTACTGTCGCACTCGCCTCGTGTGGTGACTTGAGCACCGTCAACTGGGTCCTTCCCCCTCAGGGAGCTAACCCAAATACATTCACGGGCCAGATCAAGACGGCCGATGGGACCAAATGCCTCGACGTTCGCGACGGTAATCCGTCCAATGGGAATTTACTCCAGATCTGGTCGTGCATAGATGGGAACACGAATCAGTTGTGGCAGGTTACTAAGCCAGAGAATTTGACGACGGTATCGATTTCTTGGGTTGGACAGAATAAGTGTGTGGATGTGAAAGACGGTGTTTATACGGCTGGTACTGAT cTTCAGCTTTGGGACTGCGACCCCAATCCCCTCAACCCGAGTAATATCAACCAGTTATGGTCTATCTTCAACTAG